The Pseudomonadota bacterium genome includes a window with the following:
- a CDS encoding GAF domain-containing protein, with translation MARKPTSPSAYSFERLLARLSNELVAAPLASLDEVIVCAQNAIVHFLDLDRSTLFVFDETSAAQHFHLAARPGFEQVDIGPPHLEFPWVASQILAGKIVRFTRIDDLPPEAAVDCATFHRVGPRSNVTFPLIAGGQVFGALAFGVLREESGAGSPRWCVASPCSPRPSPTASTADGPMRRCAAARRACTRRSTRPRSACGRGTWGPTCTGVATSFVGCTVSQKRGHCALTISSRRSTSMIARRFVRPSTRAWVMPASFASCVQTGWFAGSRAVGA, from the coding sequence ATGGCCCGCAAGCCGACCTCTCCCAGCGCATACAGCTTCGAGCGCCTTCTTGCGCGTCTTTCGAATGAGCTCGTGGCCGCGCCCCTGGCGTCGCTCGACGAGGTCATCGTATGTGCACAGAACGCCATCGTGCACTTTCTCGATCTCGATCGGAGTACGCTGTTCGTGTTCGATGAGACCTCGGCCGCCCAGCACTTTCATCTCGCGGCCCGTCCGGGGTTCGAGCAGGTCGACATCGGGCCGCCGCACCTCGAGTTCCCCTGGGTGGCCAGTCAGATACTGGCAGGGAAGATAGTGCGGTTCACGCGCATCGACGATCTGCCCCCGGAGGCGGCCGTCGATTGCGCCACGTTCCATCGCGTCGGTCCGCGCTCGAATGTGACCTTCCCGCTGATTGCCGGTGGGCAGGTATTCGGCGCTCTCGCGTTCGGGGTGCTGCGCGAGGAGAGCGGCGCTGGCTCCCCTCGGTGGTGCGTCGCCTCGCCCTGCTCGCCGAGACCATCGCCAACAGCATCTACCGCAGACGGGCCGATGAGGCGCTGCGCAGCAGCGAGGCGCGCATGCACCCGGCGCTCGACTCGGCCGAGGTCGGCCTGTGGTCGTGGGACGTGGGGGCCGACATGTACTGGGGTTGCGACCTCCTTCGTCGGCTGTACGGTGAGCCAGAAGCGGGGTCATTGCGCGTTGACGATCTCTTCGCGAAGGTCGACGAGCATGATCGCGCGGCGCTTCGTGCGGCCCTCGACGCGTGCCTGGGTGATGCCAGCGAGCTTCGCATCGTGCGTGCAGACGGGCTGGTTCGCTGGATCTCGAGCCGTGGGCGCCTGA